One window of Nocardia sp. NBC_00508 genomic DNA carries:
- a CDS encoding ATP-binding protein, with protein MYPSVPAFDTRGFDAARGPAPALVPGPPQARMVRRSGGRVVGGVAGGLADHLGIDVFKVRMAFVMLSALAGAGIAAYGLLWIFTPGGSDQAKPSGAERRQAIGLALLGLGLAVAVSWVFSGTAAKVIAPIVVVAVGAALVWREYDVDGPRSLLGLPARPSAVTWSRIVAGATLIVVGLGVVVLARIDLSSLGSALLAVAVTLIGAGLLTVPLWLRMMRTLNAERSARIRNEEREEIASHLHDSVLQTLALIQRQADDPQEVVRLARSQERELRKWLFEDSGPAQSSLAAALRTIAGEVEDQHGVKVAPVTVGDVSMDIDGSGAGLPKEHFTALLGASREALVNAAKHAGVPEIDLFAETESHQVSVFVRDRGDGFDLASVPEDRRGLAKSIRGRIERRGGQVEILSGPGRGTEVRIIMPRSDSGGQDGETDATTTPQDSPVSATVMSEPVPEQPLRPGR; from the coding sequence ATGTACCCGTCTGTTCCCGCGTTCGACACTCGGGGGTTCGACGCTGCTCGCGGGCCCGCGCCCGCGTTGGTGCCCGGGCCGCCGCAGGCGCGGATGGTGCGCCGATCGGGGGGCCGGGTCGTCGGCGGGGTGGCGGGTGGTCTGGCCGATCACCTCGGTATCGACGTGTTCAAGGTGCGGATGGCCTTTGTGATGCTGTCCGCCCTGGCGGGGGCCGGTATCGCGGCGTACGGGTTGCTGTGGATCTTCACGCCGGGTGGCTCGGATCAGGCGAAGCCCTCCGGTGCGGAGCGGCGGCAGGCGATCGGGCTCGCCCTGCTCGGGCTCGGGCTCGCGGTCGCCGTGTCGTGGGTGTTCAGCGGTACGGCGGCGAAGGTGATCGCGCCCATCGTCGTGGTGGCGGTTGGCGCTGCGCTGGTGTGGCGGGAGTACGACGTCGACGGTCCGCGCTCGTTGCTCGGGCTGCCCGCGCGGCCATCGGCGGTGACTTGGTCGCGCATCGTCGCCGGAGCCACGCTGATCGTGGTCGGGCTCGGTGTGGTGGTGCTGGCCAGGATCGATCTGAGTTCGCTCGGATCCGCGTTGCTCGCGGTGGCGGTCACGCTGATCGGCGCGGGGCTGTTGACGGTTCCGCTGTGGCTGCGCATGATGCGCACGTTGAACGCCGAGCGTTCCGCCCGCATCCGCAACGAGGAACGCGAGGAGATCGCCTCGCACCTGCACGATTCGGTGCTCCAGACGCTCGCCCTCATCCAGCGGCAGGCCGACGACCCGCAGGAGGTGGTGCGGCTGGCCCGCAGCCAGGAGCGGGAACTGCGCAAATGGCTGTTCGAGGATTCCGGTCCGGCCCAGTCCAGTCTTGCCGCGGCCCTGCGCACCATCGCGGGCGAGGTGGAGGACCAGCACGGGGTGAAGGTAGCGCCGGTGACCGTGGGGGACGTGTCGATGGACATCGACGGCTCCGGGGCCGGTTTGCCGAAGGAACATTTCACCGCGCTGCTCGGCGCGAGCCGGGAAGCGCTGGTCAACGCCGCGAAGCACGCGGGTGTCCCGGAGATCGACCTGTTCGCCGAGACCGAGTCGCACCAGGTGAGCGTCTTCGTCCGCGACCGCGGCGACGGATTCGACCTCGCGTCCGTACCTGAGGATCGCCGTGGCCTGGCCAAATCCATCCGCGGCCGGATCGAGCGCCGCGGCGGTCAGGTGGAGATCCTGTCCGGTCCCGGCCGCGGTACCGAGGTGCGGATCATCATGCCGCGCAGCGATTCCGGCGGACAGGATGGCGAAACGGACGCTACCACCACACCCCAGGATTCGCCGGTATCCGCCACGGTGATGTCCGAACCGGTACCAGAACAGCCGCTGCGGCCGGGAAGGTGA
- the guaA gene encoding glutamine-hydrolyzing GMP synthase — translation MAQIQRPVLVVDFGAQYAQLIARRVRESSVFSEVVPHTTTVEEIADKQPLAVILSGGPASVYTEGAPQLDSRLFELGLPVFGICYGFQAMAQALGGTVAHTGTREYGRTELNIDGGLLHGGLPTIQPVWMSHGDAVTDAPEGFEVTGTTAGAPVAAFEHRARRLAGVQYHPEVLHSPHGQQVLSRFLHELAGIPSTWTPANIAESLIVSVREQVGDGHAICGLSGGVDSAVAAALVQRAIGDRLTCVFVDHGLLRAGEREQVQQDFVAATGAKLVTVDAVDKFLGELKGVTDPEEKRKIIGREFIRSFEDAVGEVVLEHGDAEGVTPKVEFLVQGTLYPDVVESGGGSGTANIKSHHNVGGLPDDLEFELVEPLRLLFKDEVRAVGRELGLPEEIVARQPFPGPGLAIRIVGEVTADRLETLRRADAIAREELTAAGLDRQIWQCPVVLLAEVRSVGVQGDGRTYGHPIVLRPVSSEDAMTADWTRLPYEVLERISTRITNEVPEVNRVVLDVTSKPPGTIEWE, via the coding sequence GTGGCACAAATCCAGAGACCGGTCCTCGTCGTCGACTTCGGAGCCCAGTACGCACAGCTGATCGCACGGCGGGTTCGCGAATCGAGTGTGTTCTCCGAGGTGGTTCCGCACACCACGACCGTGGAGGAGATCGCCGACAAGCAACCGCTCGCTGTGATCCTCTCCGGCGGCCCGGCCAGCGTGTACACCGAGGGCGCACCGCAACTGGATTCGCGGCTGTTCGAGCTGGGTCTGCCGGTCTTCGGCATCTGCTACGGCTTCCAAGCGATGGCGCAGGCGCTGGGCGGCACGGTCGCGCACACCGGCACTCGGGAGTACGGCCGCACCGAACTCAATATCGATGGCGGTTTGCTGCACGGCGGCCTGCCCACCATTCAGCCGGTGTGGATGAGCCACGGCGACGCGGTCACCGACGCGCCGGAGGGCTTCGAGGTCACCGGCACCACCGCGGGCGCCCCGGTCGCCGCGTTCGAGCATCGCGCGCGTCGTCTGGCCGGTGTGCAGTACCACCCCGAGGTGCTGCACTCGCCGCACGGTCAGCAGGTGCTGAGCCGGTTCCTGCACGAGCTCGCGGGCATTCCGTCCACGTGGACTCCGGCGAACATCGCCGAGTCGCTGATCGTCTCGGTGCGTGAGCAGGTCGGTGACGGGCACGCGATCTGCGGGCTGTCCGGCGGTGTGGACAGCGCGGTCGCCGCCGCGTTGGTGCAGCGCGCCATCGGTGACCGGTTGACCTGTGTCTTCGTCGACCACGGCCTGCTTCGGGCGGGGGAGCGCGAGCAGGTGCAGCAGGATTTCGTCGCCGCCACCGGCGCCAAGCTGGTCACCGTCGACGCGGTGGACAAGTTCCTCGGCGAGCTGAAGGGCGTCACCGATCCCGAGGAGAAGCGCAAGATCATCGGGCGGGAGTTCATCCGATCCTTCGAGGATGCGGTGGGCGAGGTGGTCCTCGAGCACGGCGACGCGGAAGGCGTGACGCCGAAGGTCGAGTTCCTGGTGCAGGGCACGCTGTATCCGGACGTCGTGGAGTCCGGCGGTGGCAGCGGCACCGCGAATATCAAGAGCCATCACAATGTCGGCGGGCTGCCCGACGACCTGGAGTTCGAGCTCGTCGAGCCGCTGCGGTTGCTGTTCAAGGACGAGGTCCGCGCGGTGGGCCGCGAATTGGGGCTGCCGGAGGAAATCGTTGCCCGCCAACCGTTCCCCGGGCCCGGTCTCGCCATCCGGATTGTCGGCGAGGTCACCGCGGATCGCCTGGAGACGCTGCGCCGCGCCGACGCCATCGCCCGTGAGGAGCTGACCGCGGCCGGTCTGGACCGCCAGATCTGGCAATGCCCCGTCGTGCTGCTGGCGGAGGTCCGCAGCGTCGGCGTGCAGGGCGACGGCCGCACCTACGGCCACCCCATCGTGCTGCGCCCGGTTTCCAGCGAGGACGCGATGACCGCCGACTGGACCCGCTTGCCCTACGAGGTGCTCGAACGCATCTCCACCCGAATCACCAACGAGGTGCCGGAAGTCAACCGCGTGGTCCTCGACGTGACCAGCAAGCCGCCGGGCACCATCGAGTGGGAGTAA
- a CDS encoding WhiB family transcriptional regulator, whose amino-acid sequence MPMPTHLPGPNADVWDWQMRGSCRGQDSAVFFHPDGERGRARTAREMRAKEICRTCPVLMQCRAHALKVSEPYGIWGGMSETEREMHARRNRRRMAV is encoded by the coding sequence ATGCCCATGCCGACCCACCTTCCTGGACCCAACGCCGATGTCTGGGATTGGCAGATGCGAGGGTCTTGCCGCGGGCAGGATTCCGCGGTGTTCTTCCATCCCGATGGGGAGCGTGGCCGGGCGCGCACGGCGCGCGAGATGCGCGCCAAGGAGATCTGCCGCACCTGCCCGGTGCTCATGCAGTGCCGCGCGCACGCGCTGAAAGTCAGCGAGCCCTACGGCATCTGGGGCGGCATGTCGGAGACCGAACGCGAGATGCACGCGCGGCGCAACCGCCGTCGCATGGCCGTCTGA
- a CDS encoding sigma-70 family RNA polymerase sigma factor, which produces MTHTGEELDLAVAAAAQGDRSALAQVLEMIRPLVVRYCRARIGVAERGQLSADDVAQEVCLAVMTALPRYQDQGRPFMAFVYGIASHKVADAHRNAARNKAEAMAEVPDVISTDQGPEQRALESETSRQMNRLLATLPEKHREILILRLVMGLSAEETAVAVGSTAGAIRVAQHRALAKLKSQVARAGEMYG; this is translated from the coding sequence ATGACGCACACGGGCGAAGAGTTGGACCTCGCCGTCGCTGCCGCTGCGCAGGGCGACAGATCCGCTTTAGCTCAGGTACTGGAGATGATCCGCCCGCTGGTGGTGCGCTACTGCCGCGCGCGGATCGGAGTCGCGGAGCGTGGGCAGCTCTCCGCGGACGACGTTGCGCAGGAGGTTTGCCTGGCTGTGATGACCGCCTTGCCCAGGTATCAAGACCAGGGCAGGCCCTTCATGGCCTTTGTTTACGGAATCGCTTCGCACAAGGTCGCCGACGCTCACCGCAATGCCGCCCGTAACAAGGCGGAGGCGATGGCCGAAGTACCAGATGTCATATCCACCGACCAGGGACCGGAACAACGAGCTCTCGAGTCCGAGACGAGCAGACAGATGAACCGCCTGCTCGCGACGCTTCCTGAGAAGCATCGGGAGATCTTGATCCTGCGCTTGGTCATGGGTTTGTCAGCGGAAGAAACCGCAGTCGCCGTGGGCAGTACGGCGGGTGCGATACGGGTGGCCCAACACAGGGCACTCGCGAAACTCAAGTCACAAGTGGCGAGGGCAGGTGAAATGTATGGCTAG
- a CDS encoding alpha/beta fold hydrolase, translating to MPFARAIDADIHYEDSGGDGPVVLLAHEFFMDRTMFASQMAALAPEFRIVSWDARGHGRTRDEGLPFTYWTAARDALTVLDHLGAEQAVVGGTAQGGFTALRTALIAPERVSALILISTEAHGPTPEQSTATQKFLDRWYDDGSRERAAHQLATWLIGDDEWYRTIWTQRWLVRDGRGIEAAAGCLLSRDSVLDRLREIACPALVIHPTDSGMDRERAQQLARGLSGATFVEIANARLAVTMTHPEPVNHVIQQFLRTRTKPTRKTKPTRVR from the coding sequence GTGCCCTTCGCCCGCGCGATCGATGCCGACATCCACTACGAGGACAGCGGCGGGGACGGCCCGGTGGTACTGCTGGCGCACGAGTTCTTCATGGACCGCACCATGTTCGCCTCCCAAATGGCCGCGCTCGCACCGGAATTCCGGATCGTCTCCTGGGACGCCCGCGGCCACGGCCGCACCAGGGACGAGGGCCTACCGTTCACCTACTGGACCGCCGCGCGCGACGCACTGACCGTGCTCGATCATCTCGGCGCCGAACAGGCCGTGGTCGGCGGCACCGCGCAAGGCGGCTTCACGGCGTTGCGCACGGCGCTGATCGCGCCGGAGCGGGTCTCCGCGCTGATCCTGATCAGCACCGAAGCGCACGGCCCGACGCCCGAGCAATCCACCGCCACCCAGAAGTTCCTCGATCGGTGGTACGACGACGGCTCCCGCGAACGCGCCGCGCATCAACTGGCCACCTGGCTGATCGGCGACGACGAGTGGTACCGCACCATCTGGACTCAGCGTTGGCTGGTGCGCGACGGGCGCGGCATCGAGGCCGCCGCGGGTTGCCTGCTCAGCCGCGATTCGGTGCTGGATCGGCTCCGCGAAATCGCCTGCCCCGCCTTGGTGATTCATCCCACCGACAGCGGCATGGACCGCGAGCGCGCCCAGCAGCTGGCCCGCGGGCTGTCCGGCGCCACCTTCGTCGAGATCGCGAACGCGCGACTGGCCGTGACGATGACCCATCCAGAGCCGGTGAACCACGTGATCCAGCAGTTCCTGCGCACCAGGACGAAACCGACCCGCAAAACGAAACCGACCCGAGTGCGGTGA
- the guaB gene encoding IMP dehydrogenase, with translation MSNPVSGERIAVRPPTGGDDPNKIAMLGLTFDDVLLLPAASDLIPSSVETSSLLTREIRLRTPLVSSAMDTVTEARMAIAMARAGGMGVLHRNLSAADQASQVETVKRSEAGMVTDPVTCRPTDTLAEVDAMCARFRISGLPVVDETGALVGIITNRDMRFEVDQDRRVADVMTKAPLITAQEGVTAEAALGLLRRHKVEKLPIVDGNGRLRGLITVKDFVKTDQYPNATKDRDGRLLVGAAVGVGEDAWSRAMTLADAGVDVLVVDTAHGHQAQVLQMVTKVKSEVGDRIQVVGGNVATRAGAAALVEAGADAVKVGVGPGSICTTRVVAGVGAPQITAILEAVAACKPAGVPVIADGGIQFSGDIAKAIAAGASTVMLGSLLAGTAESPGELILVGGKQFKSYRGMGSLGAMQGRGQAKSFSKDRYFQDDVLAEDKLVPEGIEGRVPFRGPVNQVIHQLVGGLRAAMGYTGSQSIAHLQEAQFVQITAAGLKESHPHDITMTVEAPNYTGRG, from the coding sequence ATGAGTAATCCCGTATCGGGCGAACGAATCGCAGTCCGCCCTCCTACGGGTGGCGACGATCCGAACAAGATCGCCATGCTCGGCCTCACGTTCGACGATGTGCTGTTGCTGCCTGCGGCCTCGGATCTCATCCCTAGTTCCGTGGAAACCTCCAGCCTGTTGACCAGGGAGATCCGCCTGCGCACCCCGCTGGTCAGCTCGGCCATGGACACGGTGACCGAGGCGCGGATGGCCATCGCCATGGCCCGCGCGGGCGGCATGGGCGTGCTGCACCGCAACCTTTCAGCAGCCGACCAGGCGTCCCAGGTGGAGACGGTCAAGCGGTCCGAGGCGGGCATGGTCACCGACCCGGTCACCTGCCGCCCGACCGACACCCTCGCCGAAGTCGACGCGATGTGCGCCAGGTTCCGCATCTCCGGGCTTCCCGTGGTGGACGAGACCGGCGCGCTTGTGGGCATCATCACCAATCGCGACATGCGTTTCGAGGTGGACCAGGACCGCCGGGTCGCCGACGTGATGACAAAGGCCCCGCTGATCACCGCGCAGGAGGGCGTCACCGCCGAGGCCGCGCTCGGTCTGCTGCGCAGGCACAAGGTGGAGAAGCTCCCGATCGTCGACGGCAACGGACGGCTGCGCGGACTCATCACCGTCAAGGACTTCGTCAAGACCGATCAGTACCCGAACGCCACCAAGGACCGCGACGGCCGCCTGCTGGTCGGCGCCGCGGTCGGCGTCGGCGAGGACGCGTGGTCGCGCGCCATGACGCTCGCCGACGCGGGCGTCGACGTGCTCGTGGTGGACACCGCGCACGGTCACCAGGCGCAGGTGCTGCAGATGGTGACCAAGGTCAAGTCCGAGGTCGGCGACCGGATTCAGGTGGTCGGCGGCAACGTCGCCACCCGCGCGGGCGCGGCGGCCCTGGTGGAGGCGGGCGCGGATGCGGTCAAGGTAGGTGTCGGCCCCGGCTCCATCTGCACCACCCGCGTCGTCGCCGGTGTCGGCGCGCCGCAGATCACCGCGATCCTGGAGGCCGTCGCCGCGTGCAAGCCCGCGGGCGTCCCGGTGATCGCCGACGGCGGCATCCAATTCTCCGGCGACATCGCCAAGGCCATCGCCGCGGGCGCGTCCACCGTGATGCTCGGCTCGCTGCTCGCGGGCACCGCCGAATCGCCGGGTGAGCTGATCCTGGTCGGCGGCAAGCAGTTCAAGAGCTACCGCGGCATGGGCTCGCTGGGCGCCATGCAGGGCCGCGGGCAGGCCAAGTCGTTCTCCAAGGACCGTTACTTCCAGGACGACGTGCTGGCCGAGGACAAGCTGGTGCCGGAGGGTATCGAGGGCCGGGTGCCGTTCCGCGGCCCGGTCAACCAGGTCATCCATCAGTTGGTCGGCGGCCTGCGCGCCGCGATGGGCTACACCGGTTCGCAGTCGATCGCGCATCTGCAGGAGGCACAGTTCGTGCAGATCACCGCGGCGGGCCTGAAGGAGAGCCACCCGCACGACATCACCATGACCGTCGAGGCCCCTAACTACACCGGACGCGGCTAG
- a CDS encoding DUF5319 domain-containing protein, whose translation MRDHLPPGLPPDPFAGDPSDPSAALDAIEPGEPLDPHERLAVEEDLADLAVYEALLAHRGIRGLVVSCEDCRQDHYHDWDMLRANLLQLLVDGTVRPHEPAYDPTPEAYVTWDYCRGYADASMNEAFHGDGFDGFDS comes from the coding sequence GTGCGCGACCATCTACCACCTGGCTTGCCGCCGGATCCGTTCGCCGGAGACCCCTCCGACCCGTCCGCCGCGCTCGATGCCATCGAGCCCGGCGAGCCGCTGGATCCCCACGAGCGCCTTGCGGTCGAGGAGGATCTCGCCGACCTCGCGGTGTACGAGGCACTGCTGGCCCACCGCGGTATCCGCGGACTCGTGGTCAGCTGCGAAGACTGCAGGCAGGACCACTACCACGACTGGGACATGTTGCGCGCCAACCTGCTTCAGTTGCTGGTCGACGGCACGGTCCGCCCGCACGAGCCCGCCTACGACCCGACACCGGAAGCGTACGTCACCTGGGACTACTGCCGGGGCTACGCGGACGCTTCGATGAACGAGGCCTTCCACGGCGACGGATTCGACGGATTCGACAGCTGA
- a CDS encoding PspC domain-containing protein, with protein sequence MTKTSFGDQLQQMWQTRPVRLPRQGPIAGVAAGFARRYDIDPVLVRVAFVVSTIFGGAGIVLYLLAWLLLSASGDQASAAESLVGKGHSSQSQTKSIVLIVALAIAVSTMGPVGVGLGGSGLISLGLMLAGWWMLHLRTPMPPPGTTEAFGGFAPDGGITATGYPGAVFPQGTPRTVGDMYVPPSAMYTPYTKLPDSYVPETQARVADGDAETVLLDKDVADQQGSDAAAVVLDKPAANPTSDQAGNTVSATAQTGPNASTGDETEAPLSGRADLAASIGDRSESSTSIENTGPSAGADRSSFTIDAGGGPSTPHAAAARPAIARSATPPSWDPLGAAPLAWDLPEPVPARTLAAPPPKRPRSRLTPVVIGLAILAAAGAGAAAASGVEWMTPGRIGAVALAVIGLGLVLGAFLRRGYGLLVLTAPLAGFVLLASAVGPIDFDRGAMGDFTWTPTSVAELEPQYQVNMGTGTLDLRSLKLTENRTVDIDAHMAEVRVLLPTDMTVRTDCTASMAEAICDDGISGPNTPGTPVLELNVDIRLGNVEVRRG encoded by the coding sequence ATGACGAAAACCAGCTTCGGCGATCAGCTCCAGCAGATGTGGCAGACGCGGCCTGTGCGGTTGCCGCGGCAGGGCCCGATCGCGGGCGTCGCGGCGGGGTTCGCGCGCCGCTACGACATCGACCCGGTGCTGGTTCGCGTCGCGTTCGTGGTCTCGACGATCTTCGGCGGCGCGGGCATCGTGCTCTACCTGCTGGCCTGGCTGCTGCTGAGCGCGTCGGGTGACCAGGCGTCGGCGGCCGAGTCGCTGGTCGGCAAAGGACACAGCTCGCAGTCGCAGACCAAGAGCATCGTGTTGATCGTTGCGCTGGCCATCGCGGTCAGCACCATGGGTCCGGTCGGCGTCGGTCTCGGCGGGTCCGGCCTGATCAGCCTCGGACTGATGCTGGCGGGCTGGTGGATGCTGCACCTGCGCACGCCCATGCCGCCGCCGGGCACCACCGAAGCTTTCGGCGGGTTCGCCCCGGACGGCGGGATCACCGCCACCGGCTATCCCGGCGCGGTCTTCCCGCAGGGAACGCCCCGCACCGTCGGAGACATGTACGTGCCGCCGAGCGCCATGTACACGCCATACACCAAACTGCCGGATTCGTACGTGCCGGAGACGCAGGCGCGAGTCGCTGACGGCGATGCCGAGACGGTACTGCTGGACAAGGACGTGGCCGACCAGCAAGGCAGCGACGCCGCGGCCGTGGTGCTCGACAAACCCGCCGCGAATCCGACGTCCGATCAGGCCGGGAACACCGTATCGGCAACCGCGCAAACCGGACCGAACGCATCCACCGGTGACGAAACGGAGGCACCTCTCAGCGGCCGTGCCGACCTGGCCGCGTCCATCGGCGACCGGTCCGAATCGAGCACGTCCATCGAGAACACCGGACCGAGCGCGGGCGCCGATCGGAGTTCGTTCACGATCGATGCAGGTGGAGGCCCCAGCACGCCGCACGCCGCGGCCGCGCGCCCTGCGATCGCCCGCAGCGCCACTCCACCGTCCTGGGATCCGCTCGGCGCCGCCCCGCTCGCCTGGGACCTCCCGGAACCCGTACCCGCCCGTACCCTCGCGGCCCCACCACCGAAGCGTCCTCGCTCGCGGCTGACCCCGGTGGTGATCGGCCTGGCCATCCTGGCGGCGGCCGGCGCGGGCGCGGCGGCGGCCTCAGGTGTGGAGTGGATGACGCCGGGGCGGATCGGCGCGGTGGCACTGGCGGTGATCGGTCTCGGCCTGGTACTGGGCGCGTTCCTGCGCCGTGGCTACGGCCTGCTTGTACTCACTGCACCGCTCGCCGGGTTCGTGCTGCTCGCCTCCGCCGTCGGCCCGATCGACTTCGACCGCGGCGCGATGGGCGACTTCACCTGGACGCCGACCTCCGTCGCCGAGCTGGAGCCGCAGTATCAGGTGAACATGGGCACCGGCACGCTGGACCTGCGTTCGCTGAAACTGACCGAGAACCGCACGGTGGACATCGACGCCCACATGGCCGAAGTCCGCGTGCTGCTGCCGACAGACATGACGGTCCGCACCGACTGCACGGCGTCCATGGCCGAGGCCATCTGCGACGACGGCATCAGCGGCCCGAACACTCCTGGCACACCGGTGCTCGAATTGAACGTCGACATCCGGCTCGGAAACGTGGAGGTGCGGCGTGGCTGA
- a CDS encoding GuaB3 family IMP dehydrogenase-related protein, producing the protein MRDMVEIGMGRTARRTYELDDVDIVPSRRTRSSKQVSLSWQLDAYRFEIPCLAHPTDALVSPEFAIELGRLGGLGVINGEGLWARHADVSAKIDQLLEIVGKGGYERAVAMLQELHAAPMQPDLLAAAVAQVRAAGVTVAVRVSPQNARTLTPALLQAGIDLLVVHGTIISAEHVGDGEPLNLKTFIAELDVPVVAGGVSDHRTALHLMRTGAAGVIVGYGSYPGATTTGEVLGIGVPMATAIADAAAARRDYLDETGGRYVHVIADGDIATSGQLAKAIACGADAAMLGVPLAAAAEAPGRGWYWPSAAAHPSVPRGSLLHVDDPWDLGGEPEGGTVRPSLERVLYGPSDDPFGALNLVGGLRRSMAKAGYSDLKEFQKVGLSVRA; encoded by the coding sequence GTGCGCGACATGGTGGAGATCGGCATGGGCCGGACCGCCCGGCGTACCTACGAGCTGGACGATGTCGACATCGTCCCCTCGCGCCGGACCCGCTCGTCGAAACAGGTGTCGCTGTCCTGGCAGCTGGACGCCTACCGTTTCGAGATCCCGTGCCTGGCGCATCCGACCGACGCGCTGGTGTCGCCGGAGTTCGCCATCGAGCTCGGTCGGCTCGGCGGTCTCGGCGTGATCAACGGCGAGGGCCTGTGGGCGCGGCACGCGGATGTCTCCGCGAAGATCGACCAGTTGCTCGAAATCGTCGGCAAGGGCGGCTACGAGCGCGCCGTCGCGATGCTGCAGGAATTGCACGCCGCGCCGATGCAGCCGGATCTGCTCGCCGCCGCGGTCGCGCAGGTGCGAGCGGCCGGTGTCACCGTCGCGGTGCGAGTGAGCCCGCAGAACGCGCGCACCCTCACCCCGGCGCTCCTGCAGGCGGGCATCGACCTGCTGGTCGTGCACGGCACGATCATCTCCGCCGAGCATGTCGGCGACGGTGAACCGCTGAACCTCAAGACCTTCATCGCCGAGCTGGACGTACCCGTGGTCGCGGGTGGCGTGAGCGATCACCGCACCGCGCTGCACCTGATGCGCACCGGGGCGGCCGGCGTGATCGTGGGTTACGGCTCCTACCCCGGGGCGACCACCACCGGCGAGGTACTCGGCATCGGGGTGCCGATGGCGACCGCGATCGCGGATGCCGCCGCCGCGCGCCGCGACTACCTGGACGAGACGGGCGGCCGCTACGTACACGTCATCGCCGACGGTGACATCGCCACCTCCGGCCAATTGGCCAAGGCCATCGCGTGCGGGGCGGATGCCGCCATGCTCGGGGTGCCGCTCGCCGCTGCCGCGGAGGCGCCGGGCCGCGGCTGGTACTGGCCCTCGGCGGCCGCGCATCCGTCGGTGCCGCGCGGTTCGCTGCTGCACGTGGACGATCCGTGGGATCTCGGCGGCGAGCCGGAGGGCGGCACCGTGCGCCCGAGCCTGGAGCGCGTGCTCTACGGTCCGTCGGACGATCCGTTCGGGGCGCTGAACCTCGTCGGCGGTCTGCGACGTTCGATGGCCAAGGCCGGGTATTCGGATCTGAAGGAATTCCAGAAGGTGGGTCTCAGCGTTCGCGCCTGA
- a CDS encoding anti-sigma-D factor RsdA, translating into MARDGERGRGDWKARLGSRNSGPYAEASGDTDPVDIAAVRRDDALIDAIASDGPVHTDSAEEYQLATLLADWRAELIAAPMPAEPDLDVIVAAVNQEIGARQARIGAQSGGRLRLLRPIMGTAAALALVIGGMTAFSYNAEPGDPLWRVKEVVFSEQAQTTVVQRADTDLNQASALVTQNPTQAKARLERAKENADQVSDPGKRTELMTEWQRLLVELRKVSPELADQLEATVPQTTDPRATPGNGATTRPNPATGGSGTTILQQPAEQSGKPTQSADATAPNGGTPTTVPPVTTPPPAATTPPQATVEPTTLPQQPPTPPTTDVRPPTAEPTADTGGPTAPQQPPPTRVPTQDSYTPPTVIVPGVPNTPGTFTPSR; encoded by the coding sequence ATGGCTAGGGATGGCGAGCGCGGTCGGGGTGACTGGAAGGCGCGGCTTGGATCGCGGAACAGCGGTCCCTACGCCGAGGCGTCCGGTGACACCGACCCGGTCGACATCGCAGCGGTACGCCGCGACGATGCTCTGATCGACGCCATCGCCAGCGATGGTCCGGTGCACACCGACAGCGCCGAGGAGTATCAGCTCGCGACGTTGCTCGCGGATTGGCGGGCGGAGCTGATCGCCGCGCCGATGCCCGCGGAGCCGGACCTGGATGTGATCGTGGCCGCGGTCAACCAGGAGATCGGCGCGCGGCAGGCTCGCATCGGAGCCCAAAGCGGTGGGCGGCTACGGCTGCTACGCCCGATCATGGGCACCGCGGCGGCGCTCGCCCTGGTCATCGGAGGCATGACGGCCTTCTCGTACAACGCCGAGCCGGGCGATCCGCTGTGGCGGGTCAAGGAGGTCGTGTTCAGCGAACAGGCCCAGACGACCGTGGTGCAGCGGGCCGACACCGACCTGAACCAGGCGTCGGCACTGGTCACGCAGAACCCGACGCAGGCGAAGGCGCGTCTGGAGCGGGCCAAGGAGAACGCCGATCAGGTCAGCGATCCGGGGAAGCGCACCGAGCTGATGACGGAGTGGCAGCGTCTGCTCGTCGAGCTGCGCAAGGTGTCGCCGGAGCTGGCCGATCAGCTCGAGGCGACGGTGCCGCAGACCACCGACCCGCGTGCGACCCCGGGCAACGGCGCGACCACGCGGCCCAATCCGGCGACCGGCGGCAGCGGCACGACGATCCTGCAGCAACCGGCGGAGCAATCCGGCAAGCCGACGCAATCCGCGGATGCGACCGCGCCGAACGGCGGCACACCGACCACCGTGCCACCCGTGACCACCCCGCCGCCTGCGGCGACCACGCCGCCGCAGGCCACCGTGGAACCCACGACGCTGCCGCAGCAGCCGCCCACCCCACCGACCACGGACGTGCGGCCGCCCACTGCGGAACCGACAGCGGACACCGGCGGGCCGACGGCGCCGCAGCAGCCGCCGCCGACGCGTGTGCCGACCCAGGACAGCTACACGCCGCCGACTGTCATCGTGCCCGGCGTACCCAACACTCCGGGTACGTTCACTCCCAGCCGCTGA